From one Pseudanabaena sp. FACHB-2040 genomic stretch:
- a CDS encoding nuclear transport factor 2 family protein has product MKSVVVGALIMALAPAPAFAQTEIEQAAITVLVESIATLADQENFESLEALYADEVQIDYTSLFGGAAQTHTPESLMTAWANVLPGFDQTRHSLSNVQVEVNGSTATTIADVVAIHYLGDSYWQVSGQYVYRLAKEEAGWQVTEMAFNLENESGDRTLLDAAAARVATDPVSYLQRQQTEQAVRNFLTSLENKDMEAFAQVWAEDAVQDMPYSPEGFPRRVEGRENLIRHYAGWPETSGQANFTRELVFYPMQDPTMVFAEWHGVVEIVPTGRTYDQRYGGLFHVVDGKIVLFREYYDPIVFKYAFGLEEGENFGNSPSNR; this is encoded by the coding sequence ATGAAATCTGTTGTTGTTGGAGCGCTCATTATGGCCCTAGCCCCTGCTCCCGCGTTTGCCCAAACCGAAATAGAACAGGCTGCTATTACAGTCTTGGTAGAAAGCATTGCCACCTTGGCCGACCAGGAAAATTTTGAGAGCCTAGAGGCCCTCTATGCCGATGAGGTGCAGATCGACTACACCTCCCTCTTTGGTGGAGCCGCGCAGACTCACACGCCTGAAAGCCTTATGACTGCCTGGGCTAACGTTTTGCCCGGCTTCGATCAAACCCGCCACAGTCTCTCAAATGTTCAGGTAGAGGTGAACGGCAGCACTGCCACGACAATCGCTGATGTTGTTGCCATCCATTACCTTGGAGACAGTTACTGGCAGGTATCGGGTCAGTATGTCTACCGTCTGGCTAAAGAAGAAGCAGGCTGGCAGGTGACGGAAATGGCCTTTAATCTTGAAAACGAGTCGGGCGATCGCACACTGCTTGACGCTGCTGCGGCCAGGGTTGCGACAGATCCCGTCAGCTACCTTCAGCGGCAGCAAACCGAGCAGGCTGTACGCAACTTTCTCACAAGTCTTGAGAACAAGGACATGGAAGCGTTTGCCCAGGTCTGGGCAGAAGATGCAGTGCAAGATATGCCCTATTCCCCCGAAGGGTTTCCCAGACGCGTTGAGGGCAGAGAGAACCTAATTCGGCACTACGCTGGCTGGCCTGAAACCAGCGGCCAAGCAAATTTTACCCGTGAACTTGTGTTCTATCCTATGCAGGACCCAACAATGGTATTTGCTGAGTGGCACGGAGTCGTTGAGATTGTGCCCACGGGTCGAACCTACGATCAGCGCTACGGCGGCTTGTTCCACGTCGTAGACGGCAAAATCGTCCTATTTCGAGAGTACTACGACCCCATTGTGTTTAAGTACGCCTTTGGCCTAGAGGAAGGAGAAAATTTTGGTAACTCCCCATCTAACCGATAG
- a CDS encoding SDR family oxidoreductase, producing MTENAPIALVTGANRGIGLEVARQLAQKGITVYLGARDLEKGRAAAQALAAEGLSIIPCQLDVTRPQDIEQVVSQIEQAHGRLDILINNAGILYDTWQTAATADLAVVQEALETNTFGPWRTSQAFIPLLKHSPHGRIVNVSSGAGSLQDMGGSTPAYSVSKVALNALTRMLAINLQSSGILVNAVCPGWVATDMGGSGGRPVAEGAASVLWAALLPEGGPTGGFFRDGRPVAW from the coding sequence ATGACAGAAAACGCTCCCATTGCCCTGGTCACAGGTGCTAATCGCGGTATTGGCCTAGAAGTCGCCCGTCAGCTAGCCCAAAAGGGAATCACCGTTTACCTGGGTGCGCGTGATCTAGAGAAAGGCCGCGCCGCAGCCCAAGCCCTAGCAGCCGAAGGGCTCAGCATCATACCCTGCCAGCTCGACGTTACCCGCCCGCAGGACATCGAGCAGGTTGTCAGCCAAATAGAGCAGGCTCACGGTCGCCTGGATATTCTCATCAACAATGCCGGCATTCTCTACGACACCTGGCAGACAGCCGCAACGGCTGACCTGGCAGTAGTGCAAGAGGCCCTTGAGACCAACACCTTTGGCCCCTGGCGCACCTCCCAAGCCTTCATTCCCCTGCTCAAGCACAGCCCCCATGGCCGCATTGTTAACGTCTCAAGCGGGGCCGGATCGCTTCAGGACATGGGCGGCAGTACCCCTGCCTACAGCGTGTCCAAGGTAGCCCTCAATGCGCTGACTCGCATGCTGGCGATCAACTTGCAGTCCTCAGGGATTTTGGTAAATGCTGTTTGCCCCGGCTGGGTCGCCACCGATATGGGCGGAAGCGGTGGTCGCCCCGTTGCAGAGGGCGCTGCTAGCGTGCTCTGGGCTGCCCTGCTGCCGGAGGGCGGCCCCACCGGAGGCTTCTTCCGTGACGGTCGCCCTGTAGCCTGGTAA